CACATTTATCCCAGTCTTATCCTTATGATGAATTATGTAGCTTGGTTACTCAGGTTTTAAAGGATGGTATTATTGATGACGAGGAAGTAAAGCAGATAAAAGTATTTTTTAGCCAATTTATAAACCTTGACAGTTCTATTAATATAGATAGAGAAGAGATTGACCAATTAAAAAAGGAATACTTAGTGCAGGGGATTTGCTCGATAACCCCAGAAATTATAATTACAAACAAAGTATTCTGCTTTACAGGCATGTCATCAAGGGCAAGTAGGAAAGCCATTGCTGACACGATCCAGTCGCTGGGAGGAATCTACAAAGACTCTGTAGTTAAGTCTACCAATTACTTAATAGTTGGCGATAACGGGAACCCCTGCTGGTGCTTTTCTTGTTATGGAAGAAAGGTTGAAAAAGCAATGGAGTTAAGGAAGAAAGGTCATCCCATAGTCATTGTCCATGAAAATGATTTCTGGGATGCTTTAGAGGAGTTAAAATAAAACCCATGATTTACCATGTGTTACAGTATATTAAACGATAATATTTCTGTCATGCCAAATTTACAGAAGGAGATAAATAAAGTCTATTGAAAACGATAAAACCAGTGCTTGCAAAATAATCTAGGTGCATGCACTGGTTTTCCTTTGGGTTGTCTTACTCTTCCTTTATAGTAATACTTTCAATATAGATATCCTCTATAGGCGAGCTTAGTTCCCCAAACTTATTTTTTTGTACCGGAGTTGCTGATATTTTTTGTACAACCTCCATACCCTCTATCACCTGACCAAACACAGTGTAGTTGGGGTTGTTATTGAGTGCCTTAGCCCCCTCCCCGTTGCAAATGAAAAATTGGCTGCCGTTGGTATTGGGGCCACTGTTGGCCATGGCTACAATGCCAGTGTCATAGGGTAAGACAGGGGGTAATTCATCCTGGAAAGTATAGCCGGGGCCACCGGCTCCGGTGCCTGTGGGGTCTCCGGTCTGGATCATAAAGCCTTTGATGACCCGGTGAAACTTAACACCGTCATAGAAGTTATTCTTTGCCAGGAAGACAAAGTTATTTACCGTTACAGGTGTTTGAGATGCCAGCAGCTTAATCTTAAAGGTGCCAAGGTTAGTGTTTATCTCAGCAATATATTGTTTATTAAGGTCTATGGCCATCTCCGGTGGAGACTGATATTGTTTATTATTACTTGTATTTGCCGGCTTCTTACTAATAATAATTTGGTCCTCGATAAAGTCCACCTGGGCCCCCAGGATTTCCGCCACAGAGCGTACCGGCAACATTACCCGGCCGTTTTGCTCTTCCGGTGCAACATCCATTAAACGTTCCTGGCCATTAACCATCATTTTATTGGAACCAATAGCCAACTCTATCCTATGCGAACCCTGATTCAAGGTTACTTTCCCGTTATCAAAGGAAATATCCCTTTCATTTACGCCTAAGGTATTAAGCAAAAATCTAAGTGGCACAAAGGTTCTGTTTTCTTTAATATAGGGTGTAGCATCCATCACTTTCGGGCTACCATTTTGGTAATAAATCTGGGAGCCAACCTTAAAGGCCACAGACATATCCGGTAGCGTACCAATTACTTCACCGAGCTGTACTTTAAGTACGTCCCGCCCGGGGAAAAGAGCATCTGTTTCATTAATAGCGTCGCCTGTAACCTCTAAATATACTGGTCCATTGGGCACAGTGCGGTCTAAAGTAAGTCTAATGCCACTTAATCTGATGGTACTGGGTACACTGCTTTCACTCTTAATTCTTACCTTAAGATACTCCCGTCCCTCTGAGTTACTCTCAGTTGTTACTGAATCAAGCTTTAGGTTGCCGCTGGTAACTTCAACCACCGGCTGGTCAGTAAAAGTAACTCCTTTAGGTAAAACAAAAATCAAATCTCTGTTGCTTTTGATAGCTTCTTTAGCTGATTCAGTAAAAACAATGTCATCCACCGGTTGATTAGGTAGTCCTAATTTTAAGTTAGTTGCAGCAAAAACAGTAATTGGTGCTGCCAGCAGACAAATTAACAGCAATAATATGAAAACTCCCAGTTGCTTAGTTCTCAATGTCAGTCCCTCCCGACTTTATCTGTATATAATTTAGACGTTCGGAAAAGGTTTGGGTTCCTAATTAGACAAAAAGGCCTGCCGCTGATAAAAAGGATTTATCCAGCCATTGCTAGAAGTTGAAATAAAAAAATAAAGGAGCATCCAAGTTGAAACTGCAAGACTTTAAACTGGAGAGGTATTTTGCTAAGTATGAATTTAACGCCCCCTACCTGCTTTGCTGTTCTGATTGTGAATCCTTCACGGTCAAAGAAATTCTGGAACTAGGCGGTTCAGCTGCAGCCGACGACTTTGCCAATCTCTGGCTCGGTTATACCGAAGCCCAGGGGCATCCCGAATTACGGAGGGTTATTGCTAACTTGTACCGGACTGTGTCTGAGCATAATGTTCTGGTCTGCTCCGGGGCGGAAGAGGCAATTTTTATTTTTATGAACACTGCCCTCAACAGGGGAAATCACGTCATTGTTCAGTATCCTTGCTACCAATCCCTGCATGAGATTGCCCGTTCCATAGGCTGTGAGATTACCCACTGGGAAATGAACGAGGAAAATAACTGGCAACCGGATCTGGATTTTCTGAAAAGCAAGATTAAAGACAACACCAGGGCTATCATCATTAATTCACCCCATAATCCCACTGGTTTTTCCTTTTCCCAGGATGCCTTCAATCAAATTGTTCATTTAGCCAGAGAAAAAAATATCCTGCTCTTTTCCGATGAGGTCTACCGGGGACTGGAATATGACCAAAGTGATCAGTTACCAGCAGCCTGTGACATTTATGAAAATGCCGTATCTCTGGGGGTAATGTCTAAAACCTACGGTTTAGCCGGTTTAAGGATTGGCTGGATCGCCACCCATAACCAGGCAATTTACCAGCAAATGGCCTCCTTTAAGGACTATACCTCCATTTGCAACAGTGCTCCCAGTGAATTTTTAGCCACCCTTGCCCTCAGGCATCATGAGCAACTGGCAGAGCGCAACTTAGGAATTATTAAAAAGAACCTGCAACTACTAGATCATTTCTTTAGCAAATATGAGCATCTGTTCAACTGGCAAAAACCTAAAGCCGGCCCCATTGCCTTCCCCAGTATTAAATGGGATGGCCATGTGGAAGATTTTTGTCATGACCTGGTCACCAAGCAAGGAGTGCTTTTACTGCCGGGAAACTACTATGATTTCGGTGAGCGAAATTTTAGAATAGGATTTGGACGAAAAAATATGCCCCAGTGTTTAGAGGCTTTAGAGAAGTATCTCTGTGACAAGCTGGGTTAGTTGAATTTACTAAAACACCAAGAGCCGTTGACTAAGGAGGATACCAGTGACTCTCATTAATTTAACTGATCAGGTAATGGTATTTAAAGGACCCACCAATATGGGGGTCATCAAAGCAACCAATGATACAGCCGTGGTGATAGACACCGGCCTTGACGAATCCATTGCCCGCAAGCTACTGCGGGAAGTGGAAAAGGAAGGTTTACAGATTAAAGCTATTATCAACACCCATTCCCACGCTGATCACACCGGGGGTAATGCATTCCTGGTGGCACGTACCAGTGCAGCTGTTTATGCTTCCGAGGTGGAAACTCCCTTTGTGGAAAACCCTTTATTGGAACCAGCCATGCTGGCCGGTGGGGCTACCCCCTGGAAGGAACTGCGTGGTAAATTTCTCATGGCCAAGCCCAGTAAAGTAAGTGAAACATTAACCAGCGGTAGTGTATCCATTAACGGTATAACTTTGGAGATCATTCCCCTCCCCGGTCATAGCCTGGGCCACATAGGTGTGCTATGCGATAATATCCTTTTTACCGGGGACGCTTACATTAGCAGCAAGACATTAGAAAAACACGGCATTCCCTATAATATCGATATCACCGCTTACCTGTCCAGTTTAGCTAAACTACAGGAGCTAAAATGCAGCTGGTATGTGCCAGCCCATGCTGAACCGGCCCAGGATATAACCGACCTGCTGGAAAAAAACCGCAGCACGGTGCTGAGGCAAATCCAGTTAATTGAGGATTGGCTCAAAGAGCCGCAAACTGCTGAAGATTTACTAGTCAAACTGTGCTCCCACCTGGGTGCTGTGGCTGCTAATACCGGCCTGTTCTATTTGTACCGCAGCACGGTGTTAGCCTACCTGTCCTACTTATATGAGAACAATGTCATCCAAACCACCCTGGAAGATAACCGCTTACTCTGGTTTAAGTAGCTTTTCAATTTTGTCGGTTCATGTTAACATAGGCTAAAATAATTTACGGGAGTGATGTACCGGTGCAAAGGGAGCGCCCCAGTATTACGAAATCTTTACGGGTTGCGGGCATACTTTTAATTATTATAAGTTTCTTTGTTGAACGAGGCGTTGAATTCGGCCTGCTGGGGATTGGCCTTTTTGTGCTAGGAACCATGCAGTTTAAATGGCCCAGAAAAAAATAAAGGAGGATTTTCATGGGTGGTGGACCTAATTTAAACTATCATCGTTGTAATTGTCCCCCGGCCTGTTATGAGGAGGTATCTTATGGCACACGGGGCAAAGCCTGTTTACGCTATGGCTGTACCCCTGCCTGCGTGGCCTGTTCCTATTCCCGGCCTCAAAACATACCAGCCTGTTTCGAGAGCATGCCGGGTTTTCCGGAGGATTGTGTATCGCCCCACTTTATTCCGTCCTGTAAGAAATTTTGCCGCTATGCTCAAACTAATTAGTCAACTAAAAGGCATTTTTAATATGGCGAATGTCCTTTTTCTCGCCATTGGGAGTAAACTCCACAGCCACCACGTCAAAACGACAGGGAGCTTCCTTAAGCTTAGGATGCGTCAGCAAATACTGCTGCGCCAGCATCCTAAGCTTGTTTTGTTTCCGATAATTTATACTCTCCTCTGGCAGGCCGTGGCTATGCCCCGCCCGGGAACGCACCTCCACAAAAACCAACACACCCTGCTGATCCTTAGCAATAATGTCTAATTCACCCAGGCGGCAACGATAATTCCTGGTCATTATCTGGTAGCCCAAGCCACTCAGGTAGGCTACTGCCTCCTCTTCCCCCCTGCTGCCTAAGCCCTTGCGATAGAAAGTCACTGTTTTGGCCCCTCTTGACATTTTTTTGTCCCTTTTGACGTCTCCCTCTGTTTTTCCTGCCCCAGTAAAAAAACTCTCCCGCCACAACGACGGGAGAGTTCTGCGGATTATTTAAGGAAAAAGGAGATGGCTGCGCTGTTAGCAATTTGGGAGAGCGGGTTGGGATAAATACCCAGAAAAATGGTTGCCACCATGGTAATGATGAGGGTAATGTTGGCGGCACTACCCATTTCTATGGGCGTCGCATCTGCCGGGTCATCCCTAAACATCACCAAAACCACCCGCAGATAGTAATACACCGAAATCATACTCATAATTAGCCCCAGGTAAACCAGCCATAGATACCCGGATACCACCGTGCTGAACAGATAAAACTTACCCGCAAAACCAGCCAGTGGTGGAATGCCGGCCATGGAGAGCAAACAAATAAGCATTACTGTGGCGGCCAAAGGCGCCCTTTGCACCAGACCAGCATAATCGGCAATTTCGTCACTCTTAATCTTGTTATAGACCACTGCCACCACAGTAAAGGCACCCACCGTGGCAAACACATAAAGGAAAGAGTAAAACATTACTGCTTTAATGCCTGCGGGACTGGCTGTGACTAACCCCACCAGGATATAACCGGCTTGCGCAACACTGGAATAGGCCAGCAGCCTTTT
This region of Desulforamulus ferrireducens genomic DNA includes:
- a CDS encoding BRCT domain-containing protein, with protein sequence MSQLLANYELLPFRKYTQKFEIDKAMNTLEGILKGISIDNRINSKEALELKNWCEYHEGNITRHPFNEIIPLINKALEDNVLEQEEIDNILWFCRNFMSEKYFNIIRSDIQILHGIMHGILSDDVITEKELVGLQDWLDNNTHLSQSYPYDELCSLVTQVLKDGIIDDEEVKQIKVFFSQFINLDSSINIDREEIDQLKKEYLVQGICSITPEIIITNKVFCFTGMSSRASRKAIADTIQSLGGIYKDSVVKSTNYLIVGDNGNPCWCFSCYGRKVEKAMELRKKGHPIVIVHENDFWDALEELK
- a CDS encoding YraN family protein; its protein translation is MTFYRKGLGSRGEEEAVAYLSGLGYQIMTRNYRCRLGELDIIAKDQQGVLVFVEVRSRAGHSHGLPEESINYRKQNKLRMLAQQYLLTHPKLKEAPCRFDVVAVEFTPNGEKKDIRHIKNAF
- a CDS encoding MBL fold metallo-hydrolase translates to MTLINLTDQVMVFKGPTNMGVIKATNDTAVVIDTGLDESIARKLLREVEKEGLQIKAIINTHSHADHTGGNAFLVARTSAAVYASEVETPFVENPLLEPAMLAGGATPWKELRGKFLMAKPSKVSETLTSGSVSINGITLEIIPLPGHSLGHIGVLCDNILFTGDAYISSKTLEKHGIPYNIDITAYLSSLAKLQELKCSWYVPAHAEPAQDITDLLEKNRSTVLRQIQLIEDWLKEPQTAEDLLVKLCSHLGAVAANTGLFYLYRSTVLAYLSYLYENNVIQTTLEDNRLLWFK
- a CDS encoding aminotransferase class I/II-fold pyridoxal phosphate-dependent enzyme, producing the protein MKLQDFKLERYFAKYEFNAPYLLCCSDCESFTVKEILELGGSAAADDFANLWLGYTEAQGHPELRRVIANLYRTVSEHNVLVCSGAEEAIFIFMNTALNRGNHVIVQYPCYQSLHEIARSIGCEITHWEMNEENNWQPDLDFLKSKIKDNTRAIIINSPHNPTGFSFSQDAFNQIVHLAREKNILLFSDEVYRGLEYDQSDQLPAACDIYENAVSLGVMSKTYGLAGLRIGWIATHNQAIYQQMASFKDYTSICNSAPSEFLATLALRHHEQLAERNLGIIKKNLQLLDHFFSKYEHLFNWQKPKAGPIAFPSIKWDGHVEDFCHDLVTKQGVLLLPGNYYDFGERNFRIGFGRKNMPQCLEALEKYLCDKLG
- a CDS encoding peptidylprolyl isomerase, which produces MRTKQLGVFILLLLICLLAAPITVFAATNLKLGLPNQPVDDIVFTESAKEAIKSNRDLIFVLPKGVTFTDQPVVEVTSGNLKLDSVTTESNSEGREYLKVRIKSESSVPSTIRLSGIRLTLDRTVPNGPVYLEVTGDAINETDALFPGRDVLKVQLGEVIGTLPDMSVAFKVGSQIYYQNGSPKVMDATPYIKENRTFVPLRFLLNTLGVNERDISFDNGKVTLNQGSHRIELAIGSNKMMVNGQERLMDVAPEEQNGRVMLPVRSVAEILGAQVDFIEDQIIISKKPANTSNNKQYQSPPEMAIDLNKQYIAEINTNLGTFKIKLLASQTPVTVNNFVFLAKNNFYDGVKFHRVIKGFMIQTGDPTGTGAGGPGYTFQDELPPVLPYDTGIVAMANSGPNTNGSQFFICNGEGAKALNNNPNYTVFGQVIEGMEVVQKISATPVQKNKFGELSSPIEDIYIESITIKEE